A window of Maridesulfovibrio ferrireducens contains these coding sequences:
- a CDS encoding AAA family ATPase, producing MQGVFEKSVERFFRIAERDHGITAPVVDARREEIYSIDSLPSTDNKVYQLDPLFAAGEFVVIHGAQKTGKSFFTFDLLMAIALGKDYDTRFKCSKACGVLLVDAELPGYEIKSRLNNIKALYGNDSDAKNIRIIPMREIGKVLDISQSADQNWIQKQIEDSRSKVVFFDNLGKLISPGAETSPELWRKLEIWIRSLNAKGVSVILVHHTNKDGKIRGTGKISDDADLVVRLSRPEDCDRSQGTAIDVEIVDSRFLHGDQLSPFRVVYSNNNGIFSRKVIHEDSSYKADLDLKEYGLSSLQEEMMELAHTRKTIKAGDFKSDKKGHSDSSVSAALKGLVQEELLDKEGDRSGTRYVLASKMGGVNSRFT from the coding sequence ATGCAAGGCGTTTTTGAAAAGTCTGTCGAGCGGTTCTTCAGGATCGCTGAACGGGATCATGGTATAACAGCTCCTGTTGTTGATGCTAGGCGTGAAGAAATTTATTCAATCGACAGTTTGCCGTCTACTGACAATAAAGTATACCAGCTTGATCCGTTGTTTGCTGCAGGCGAGTTTGTCGTAATCCACGGTGCTCAGAAAACCGGAAAGTCGTTTTTCACATTTGACTTGTTAATGGCAATTGCCCTTGGCAAAGATTACGACACAAGGTTTAAGTGTTCCAAGGCATGTGGCGTGCTTCTTGTTGATGCTGAACTTCCCGGATATGAGATAAAGTCGAGGCTGAATAATATCAAAGCTCTTTACGGTAATGACTCGGATGCAAAAAACATCAGAATCATACCTATGCGTGAAATAGGTAAAGTTTTGGATATCTCTCAGAGTGCTGATCAGAACTGGATACAGAAGCAGATTGAGGACTCAAGGTCCAAAGTTGTGTTTTTCGACAATCTGGGAAAGTTGATTTCCCCTGGAGCAGAAACAAGTCCAGAGCTTTGGCGTAAGCTGGAAATATGGATACGATCATTGAATGCTAAAGGTGTTAGTGTGATTCTTGTTCATCACACTAACAAGGATGGTAAGATCCGTGGAACCGGTAAGATCAGCGATGACGCAGATCTGGTTGTCAGATTATCAAGACCTGAAGACTGTGATAGAAGTCAGGGTACTGCTATTGATGTCGAAATCGTTGATTCCCGGTTTTTGCACGGGGATCAACTGAGTCCTTTTCGGGTCGTGTACTCGAATAATAATGGAATCTTTTCTCGAAAAGTTATCCATGAGGATAGTTCTTATAAGGCTGATCTTGACCTGAAAGAATACGGTTTAAGTTCTTTGCAGGAAGAAATGATGGAATTAGCGCATACGAGAAAAACGATAAAGGCTGGTGATTTCAAGTCTGATAAAAAAGGACACTCTGATAGTTCTGTGTCCGCTGCTTTGAAGGGCCTCGTTCAGGAGGAATTGCTCGACAAAGAGGGGGATAGAAGTGGTACCAGGTATGTCCTTGCCAGTAAAATGGGGGGGGTAAACAGCCGGTTCACATAG